Proteins encoded within one genomic window of Verrucomicrobiota bacterium:
- a CDS encoding AbrB/MazE/SpoVT family DNA-binding domain-containing protein: MNTVTVSPKFQVVIPRQIRKRMGLEPGMRLHVFNHDDRVEFIPVRSPKSMRGFLKGMDTTIEREEDRL, encoded by the coding sequence ATGAATACCGTAACCGTTTCTCCAAAGTTTCAAGTAGTGATTCCCCGTCAGATCCGCAAGCGGATGGGCTTGGAGCCTGGGATGCGACTGCATGTTTTCAACCATGACGACCGCGTGGAGTTCATTCCTGTGCGCTCGCCCAAGTCCATGAGAGGATTCCTAAAGGGTATGGATACAACCATTGAGAGAGAGGAAGATCGCCTGTGA
- a CDS encoding PIN domain-containing protein has translation MSYSIDTNILLYASDQESVHHQKAKQFMESRGDDPDLLCLTWGILMGYQRIATHPSIFRNPLSAQQAWENVESLLSLPRCRVTGEQEGFAGEYAQLSNLVGVKGNLVPDAHLAVILKQHGVLRIYTADSDFRKFDFMEVINPLSGN, from the coding sequence ATGAGCTATTCGATTGATACGAATATCCTCCTCTATGCTTCTGATCAGGAGTCGGTTCACCATCAAAAAGCGAAGCAATTCATGGAGAGCAGGGGAGATGACCCGGATTTGCTTTGCCTGACTTGGGGCATCCTCATGGGCTACCAGAGAATAGCAACCCACCCCTCTATTTTCAGAAACCCGCTAAGTGCCCAACAGGCTTGGGAAAATGTAGAAAGCCTCTTGTCTCTCCCGCGTTGCCGAGTGACCGGCGAGCAGGAGGGATTCGCGGGGGAATACGCCCAGTTATCCAACTTGGTTGGGGTGAAGGGAAATCTTGTCCCCGATGCACACCTGGCTGTGATTCTAAAACAGCATGGCGTTTTGAGAATTTACACTGCCGATTCAGACTTCCGGAAGTTCGACTTCATGGAAGTGATCAACCCCTTGAGTGGCAACTAA
- a CDS encoding ABC transporter permease — MTSNLAYQWRLFTTLTWTNFKMRYYGSILGYVWSLLKPLAMFGVLYIVFTVVMKQSAPHYKLFLLLGIIIWDFFVQGTMAGMNGFIGNYQMIRKVYLPRIILVMAAVSGAFIGFFFNLIVFLVFALLDGVDWSLRMLWFIPLVIALYLLVMGIGLILSIVVVKVRDTLSLWEVVTQLGFWFTPVMYPMSNVPEKYRFFEFLNPMSGILEYSRYVLIGLGGLSKLGYCYVLGVSLLVFFLGIAVFKWKEGEMVEDL; from the coding sequence ATGACTTCAAACCTAGCCTACCAGTGGCGTCTCTTTACTACGCTGACTTGGACAAACTTCAAGATGCGCTACTACGGCAGCATCTTGGGCTACGTCTGGTCTCTTCTGAAGCCGCTTGCAATGTTCGGCGTTCTCTACATCGTCTTCACGGTGGTGATGAAGCAGTCGGCCCCTCACTACAAACTCTTCCTTCTGCTTGGAATCATCATCTGGGACTTCTTCGTACAAGGAACCATGGCTGGAATGAATGGCTTCATCGGCAACTATCAGATGATTAGAAAGGTCTATCTTCCTCGGATCATTCTTGTCATGGCAGCTGTCTCCGGTGCCTTTATCGGTTTTTTCTTCAACCTGATCGTTTTTCTGGTCTTTGCACTCCTTGATGGGGTCGACTGGTCGCTTCGGATGCTTTGGTTCATCCCCCTTGTTATCGCCCTCTACCTTCTGGTCATGGGGATAGGCCTTATCCTCAGTATCGTGGTGGTGAAGGTGCGCGATACCCTGAGTCTGTGGGAAGTGGTGACCCAGTTGGGGTTCTGGTTCACCCCAGTGATGTATCCCATGAGCAATGTGCCTGAGAAATACCGTTTCTTTGAATTTCTGAATCCCATGAGCGGTATTCTGGAGTATTCCCGCTATGTCCTGATTGGACTCGGCGGGCTGAGCAAGCTCGGATACTGCTATGTGCTTGGAGTTAGCCTGCTCGTCTTTTTCTTGGGAATTGCTGTCTTTAAATGGAAAGAAGGCGAGATGGTAGAGGATCTCTAG
- the rfbC gene encoding dTDP-4-dehydrorhamnose 3,5-epimerase, which produces MIKFPTKIHDAFLLKPKVFGDARGFFLESWNRDTFRDLGIDADFVQDNHSRSARHVLRGLHYQAGAAAQGKLVWVTSGTVFDVLVDLRQSSPTFGFWDGYRLTAEVHERLWVPPGCAHGFLVVSEIADFHYKVSSPYSPSDERSLRWDDPTLSITWPLDIGISPLVSQKDAIAASFEDCEKYD; this is translated from the coding sequence ATGATCAAATTCCCTACTAAAATCCATGACGCCTTCCTCCTCAAGCCCAAGGTCTTCGGCGACGCCCGAGGCTTCTTCCTCGAGTCGTGGAATAGGGACACCTTCCGGGACCTTGGCATCGATGCCGACTTTGTGCAGGACAACCATAGCCGCTCCGCGCGTCATGTCCTCCGAGGCCTCCACTACCAAGCTGGAGCCGCAGCACAGGGGAAGCTCGTCTGGGTGACTTCTGGTACTGTCTTCGATGTTCTGGTTGATCTCCGGCAAAGCTCGCCGACTTTCGGCTTTTGGGACGGCTACAGGCTCACGGCAGAAGTTCACGAGCGTCTCTGGGTTCCTCCTGGATGCGCTCATGGATTCCTAGTGGTGAGTGAAATCGCCGACTTCCACTACAAGGTCTCCTCACCCTACTCTCCATCTGACGAACGCTCCCTCCGTTGGGATGATCCAACGCTCTCCATCACATGGCCGCTTGATATCGGCATCTCACCACTCGTATCACAGAAGGACGCCATCGCGGCTTCCTTTGAGGACTGTGAGAAATACGATTAG